GGGGTGGGAACGGCCGTATCGGTGAGAAGCGGTTCTAGGTCGCAGCCGCGGACGGCTGCCGCCACGACTTCGGCGAGCTCAGGGGCGAGGAAGCGGCGGTCATAGCCGATCACCACGGTGCGGCTGTTTAAACCTTCAGGTGCCTGGTGGAGGAGCTCCTGGGCTGCTGCGACGGCAACAGGAAGCAATCGCTCCACGGTGATATCCACCCCCAAAATGCCTCGCCAACCATCCGTCCCAAATCGGATCGGGGAGGCATCCAGCGGGAGCGGGGAAGACACCATTGGTTGCAAGCGATGCACAGGATCTAGCAGCTGGCCGCCTTACCGTCGGTTGATGGGTGCCACCCCTCTCGCTGACAAGCCACTCACGGACAGGTTGCTGCGCAGTTGGGTGCGCTGCCGAAGGAGGGCATGGCTCGACCGCCATGCCAATCCAGATGATCGGCTCTATACCGCGCATCGCACGCTGCAGCTCGATGATCAACAGCGCAGTTTTGTGGCCCTGCTGCCGGGTAAGCCAGGGTATGGCCTGGCAGCTTGCAAGCGCGGTGATACCGGTGTGGTGGGGGTGAGATTGCGCGGGGTCCTGCTGGATGACTCAGCGCCAAAGGGTTTGGATCTAGAGGCCCATCCGCCACTGCTTGAAAGGGTGAAAGGGGCGAGTCGCTGGGGTGACTTTGCCTATCGGCCCGTGATTGCTCGGCAGGGCCGCCGATTAAACAGAGAACATCGTTTGCAGCTGGCCCTGGCTGGACGCCTGTTAGTTGAATTCCAGGGTGGGCCAGTGCCTAATGGCCTTGCGGTGGCTGGCGCGGGGCGACGCTTGGAGCGTGAGCGTCTTCCTCTTGGCAGCAGCTTGAATCGCCAGCTTGAAGAATCTCTGCTGAGATTGTCGGCCGACATCAACAGACCAGATCCGCCAGCTTTGGCGGCAGATCGCCGCAAATGCACACTCTGTAGTTGGCGGGGGCTCTGCAACGACGTTGCGTCTCAAGAAGGGCATCTCAGTGAAGTGAGTGGGATTGGCGCCAAAAGGCGGGAAATGCTTCAAGACATTGGGATCAATAGCCTCCAGGCCCTAGCCGCAGCCAACCCCAAGGAACTTGGCGGGCAGCTCAAGCGCTTCGGCGACCAGCATGCAGCGATGGCGGCCCCTTTGGTGGCTCAAGCCCGTGTCCAGCGAGATGGGGTTGTGAAGCGTCTTGATGCTCTCCCCGCATTGCCTGAATTGAGGAATGCTCCAGGGGTGTTGCTCTACGACATCGAATCAGATCCGGATGCCCGCGATGACTTTTTGCACGGATTTGTGCGCTTGCCCAATGACGGGTTGCCTAATGACGACGTCCACAGCTGGGATCTAAAGCGTGCCACGTATCACCCGCTGCTGGTGCTTCAAGAGCATGGTGAGAAGCGTTGTTGGCAAAGGATCCGGAAATTTCTTGCCACCTATCCCGATTGGCTGATCCTTCACTACGGCGAAACCGAATCGCTGGCTCTCTTGCGCATGGCCAAACGCCAGGGGGCTTCAGATCAAGAGCAGCAAGCCCTGCGAGAGCGGTTGATTGATGTGCATGCCCGTTTGCGTGCCCATTGGCAGCTCCCCCTCAGCAGCTATGGCCTCAAGGCCGTAGCGGGGTGGAGAGGATTTAAGTGGAGCCAGTCAGGGGTCGATGGAGCGAGGGCTCTGTTGTGGTGGCGTCAGTGGCGGGGTGAGGGGGTCAAGGCG
The Synechococcus sp. CC9311 DNA segment above includes these coding regions:
- a CDS encoding TM0106 family RecB-like putative nuclease, translating into MGATPLADKPLTDRLLRSWVRCRRRAWLDRHANPDDRLYTAHRTLQLDDQQRSFVALLPGKPGYGLAACKRGDTGVVGVRLRGVLLDDSAPKGLDLEAHPPLLERVKGASRWGDFAYRPVIARQGRRLNREHRLQLALAGRLLVEFQGGPVPNGLAVAGAGRRLERERLPLGSSLNRQLEESLLRLSADINRPDPPALAADRRKCTLCSWRGLCNDVASQEGHLSEVSGIGAKRREMLQDIGINSLQALAAANPKELGGQLKRFGDQHAAMAAPLVAQARVQRDGVVKRLDALPALPELRNAPGVLLYDIESDPDARDDFLHGFVRLPNDGLPNDDVHSWDLKRATYHPLLVLQEHGEKRCWQRIRKFLATYPDWLILHYGETESLALLRMAKRQGASDQEQQALRERLIDVHARLRAHWQLPLSSYGLKAVAGWRGFKWSQSGVDGARALLWWRQWRGEGVKARGSCHALRWILTYNRDDGLATWAVAQWLLSGDQRPA